From Bordetella flabilis, the proteins below share one genomic window:
- a CDS encoding ABC transporter substrate-binding protein, producing MKSATFLQRAVMGAAICLGIVSGGIASAADKLKLVFPTSSATLALPYLVAQKKGWLDAEAIQVSGDSNAVRALLAGTGDVAIVGAFNAFAAAGEGAKFKAIGTWQGVNDYELVVASDIATMKEIEGRIFAGTGPGGPPEEFSKLLFRKNGVDISKIRFIAVSGGHANIVQALLAGRAGAGMVNTLSAVTGVRTGKIKILVSMGSAYPQIGYVYNLVRNDRIDDPGLKPKLQALTTAGIKASRFIMDHPDEAVQILLERYPDIDKGLATDVVAELNRNKVWGVNGGISKEQVNATLDIFKSTGMLKTDVDTNQIFDYRFIDAAMKDLGGSK from the coding sequence ATGAAATCCGCAACCTTCCTGCAGCGCGCCGTCATGGGCGCGGCCATCTGTCTGGGCATTGTCTCGGGCGGGATCGCGTCCGCTGCCGATAAGCTCAAGCTCGTCTTCCCCACCTCGTCCGCGACCCTCGCCTTGCCGTACCTCGTTGCGCAGAAGAAGGGCTGGCTGGACGCCGAGGCCATACAGGTCAGCGGCGACTCGAACGCCGTACGGGCACTGCTCGCCGGCACGGGAGACGTCGCCATCGTGGGTGCCTTCAACGCCTTCGCCGCCGCCGGGGAAGGCGCAAAGTTCAAGGCCATCGGCACTTGGCAGGGAGTCAACGACTACGAACTGGTGGTCGCCAGCGACATCGCCACCATGAAGGAAATCGAAGGCAGGATATTCGCGGGCACGGGACCGGGCGGGCCGCCGGAAGAGTTCAGCAAGCTGCTATTCCGCAAGAACGGCGTCGACATCTCCAAGATCCGCTTCATCGCCGTGTCCGGCGGGCATGCCAACATCGTGCAGGCGCTGTTGGCCGGACGTGCTGGCGCTGGCATGGTCAACACCCTGAGCGCCGTGACGGGTGTGCGTACCGGCAAGATAAAGATACTGGTCAGCATGGGCAGCGCCTACCCGCAGATCGGCTATGTCTACAACCTGGTGCGCAACGACCGCATCGACGACCCCGGCCTCAAGCCCAAGCTGCAGGCGCTCACCACCGCCGGCATCAAGGCCTCGCGTTTCATCATGGACCATCCGGACGAGGCCGTGCAGATCCTGCTGGAACGCTATCCGGATATCGACAAGGGCCTGGCCACCGATGTAGTGGCCGAACTGAATCGCAACAAGGTCTGGGGCGTGAACGGGGGGATTTCCAAAGAGCAGGTCAACGCCACCCTGGACATTTTCAAGAGCACCGGCATGCTCAAGACCGATGTAGACACCAACCAGATCTTCGACTACCGCTTCATCGACGCGGCGATGAAGGACCTGGGCGGGAGCAAATGA
- a CDS encoding CoxG family protein, translating into MEMTGEQRIPALQDAVWAALNDPDVLKACIPGCESIEKQADDEYRISMLAAVGPVKARFNGKLCIRDVNAPHGYALAFEGSGGAAGFGKGGATVALAPADDGTDLRYVATAELSGKLAQVGSRLIDGVAKRMAAEFFARFKATFTPGGGQPPGSSAIPVPAAPDAASFSRGAVGGPASAAPETGPGSLAGTRAGLHPGAMPDRSIEKELRLWQTVAVVAIAVACLAIGYIIGAH; encoded by the coding sequence ATGGAAATGACCGGCGAACAGCGCATCCCCGCCTTGCAGGATGCTGTTTGGGCTGCGCTGAACGACCCCGATGTATTGAAGGCTTGTATTCCGGGGTGCGAATCGATCGAGAAGCAGGCGGATGACGAATACCGCATCAGCATGCTCGCGGCGGTCGGGCCGGTCAAGGCGCGCTTCAATGGCAAGCTCTGCATACGGGACGTCAATGCGCCGCACGGCTACGCGCTGGCCTTCGAAGGGTCGGGTGGCGCGGCGGGGTTTGGCAAGGGGGGCGCCACGGTTGCGCTGGCGCCAGCGGATGACGGTACGGACCTCCGCTACGTCGCCACCGCCGAGCTCAGCGGCAAGCTGGCCCAGGTCGGGTCCAGGCTCATCGACGGCGTGGCCAAAAGGATGGCGGCGGAGTTCTTCGCGCGGTTCAAGGCGACGTTTACGCCGGGCGGCGGGCAGCCGCCCGGGAGCTCGGCTATCCCCGTCCCGGCAGCCCCGGACGCGGCTTCCTTCTCGCGAGGCGCCGTCGGCGGCCCTGCATCCGCCGCTCCGGAGACTGGTCCGGGTTCGTTGGCCGGCACGCGCGCGGGCTTGCATCCCGGTGCCATGCCTGACCGGAGTATCGAGAAAGAATTGCGGCTATGGCAGACCGTCGCTGTCGTCGCCATCGCCGTCGCCTGCCTGGCAATCGGCTATATCATCGGCGCGCATTGA
- a CDS encoding xanthine dehydrogenase family protein molybdopterin-binding subunit — protein MNPSYRHDQDIGGAGAPAPAPVRAARDAPGTPAATQAEGHIGRRTQRIEDGPLLRGQGRYVADVDVPGALYAAFVRSPHAHAMIRHIDTAQAMRREGVVAVVTAAEMAGYLSNLRMPLGFPTTALPSGITPFVLTPREACFVGEAVAMVLATTRYAAEDGAGDVQIDYEPLPAISDCRQALDPQAPRVRTEFPDNILTRFTVAYGDCDQAFAQAAHVFSESLHQHRGGAHPMEGRGVVAEYDELRDTLTVWSSTQMAHELQFTLAELLGLAESRIRVITPDVGGGFGAKFLIYPEEIAVAAVAFNMRQPVKWIEDRAEHFVASIQERDQYWDVEIAVDDQARVLGIRGRLVHDQGAYTPQGINCAYNAATGVTGPYVVPSFSIDAAVAQTNKVYTIPVRGAGYPEGAFVMERLLDRVAYGMGLDRAEVRRRNLVAADKLPYVKPLKQRSGKPITLDTGDYLASQEAVLRTIDYAGFAERKAAARAQGRYIGIGFAHAVKGTGRGPFESASVKVSATGRISAATGAMAMGQGLRTAMAQIVADVLGVPVHDVQVVSGDTAAISMGIGGFASRQTVTGGSSMLLAARQVQAKARKVAAYLLKVDEQSLQVRDGKVYVPGQADKAVTLAEIARTLRGIPGYDLPPGAGAGLEATVCWEPDAMTYANAFHACEVEVDVNSGNVALLRYVALHDCGRLINPLVVEGQIHGGIVHGIGNALFEFMRYDENAQPLSTTFADYLLPTSTEIPHLELIFTQTTTDANPLGVKGVGEVGTIPVTSTICSAIDDALSEFGLHVNAIPVDPVKLVWQLDQASK, from the coding sequence ATGAACCCCAGCTATCGCCACGACCAGGACATCGGCGGGGCTGGCGCCCCCGCGCCAGCCCCGGTGCGCGCCGCCAGGGACGCCCCGGGCACGCCGGCGGCGACGCAAGCCGAAGGACATATCGGCCGCCGCACGCAACGCATCGAAGACGGGCCCTTGTTGCGGGGCCAGGGCCGCTACGTGGCCGACGTGGATGTGCCGGGCGCGCTGTACGCGGCCTTCGTTCGCAGCCCGCATGCGCACGCGATGATCCGCCATATCGACACGGCCCAGGCCATGCGCCGCGAAGGGGTGGTGGCCGTGGTCACCGCCGCAGAAATGGCGGGCTATCTCAGCAATCTGCGGATGCCGCTGGGCTTCCCGACAACGGCGCTGCCCTCCGGCATCACTCCTTTCGTGCTTACCCCCCGCGAGGCGTGTTTCGTCGGAGAAGCGGTAGCCATGGTGCTTGCTACCACCCGCTACGCCGCCGAGGATGGCGCGGGCGATGTGCAGATCGACTACGAGCCGCTGCCCGCCATTTCCGATTGCCGGCAGGCGCTCGATCCGCAGGCCCCGCGCGTGCGCACCGAGTTCCCGGATAATATCCTTACCCGCTTCACCGTCGCCTATGGCGACTGCGACCAGGCCTTCGCGCAGGCGGCGCATGTATTCAGCGAATCCCTGCACCAGCATCGCGGCGGCGCCCACCCCATGGAAGGTCGCGGCGTGGTCGCCGAATACGACGAACTGCGGGACACGCTCACGGTATGGTCGTCCACGCAGATGGCCCACGAGCTGCAGTTCACGCTGGCTGAGCTGCTCGGGCTGGCCGAGTCGCGCATCCGCGTCATCACGCCCGACGTGGGCGGCGGCTTCGGCGCCAAGTTCCTGATCTATCCCGAGGAGATCGCGGTGGCAGCGGTGGCGTTCAATATGCGCCAGCCTGTCAAGTGGATCGAGGACCGCGCCGAACACTTCGTCGCGTCGATCCAGGAACGCGACCAGTACTGGGACGTCGAAATCGCGGTGGACGACCAGGCCCGGGTACTCGGCATCCGCGGACGCCTGGTGCATGACCAGGGCGCGTACACGCCGCAGGGCATCAATTGCGCGTACAACGCCGCGACGGGCGTCACCGGGCCGTATGTGGTGCCCAGTTTTTCCATCGACGCCGCGGTGGCGCAGACCAACAAGGTCTACACCATCCCCGTGCGCGGGGCCGGCTATCCGGAAGGCGCTTTCGTCATGGAGCGTTTGCTGGACCGCGTGGCCTACGGCATGGGCCTGGACCGCGCGGAGGTACGCCGCCGCAACCTCGTGGCCGCGGACAAGCTGCCCTACGTCAAACCGCTCAAGCAACGCTCCGGAAAACCGATCACGCTCGACACCGGCGACTACCTGGCAAGCCAGGAAGCCGTACTGCGCACCATCGACTATGCCGGCTTCGCCGAACGCAAGGCGGCGGCGCGGGCCCAGGGTCGCTACATCGGCATCGGCTTCGCCCACGCCGTGAAGGGAACGGGGCGCGGCCCGTTTGAATCGGCGTCCGTGAAGGTATCCGCGACGGGCCGCATCAGCGCTGCAACCGGCGCCATGGCGATGGGCCAGGGTCTGCGCACCGCCATGGCGCAGATCGTCGCCGACGTCCTCGGCGTGCCCGTGCACGATGTGCAGGTTGTTTCGGGCGATACCGCCGCCATCTCCATGGGCATCGGCGGTTTCGCCAGCCGCCAGACGGTCACGGGCGGCTCATCGATGCTGCTGGCGGCCCGCCAGGTACAAGCCAAGGCCCGCAAGGTGGCCGCATACCTGCTGAAGGTCGATGAGCAGTCACTGCAAGTGCGTGATGGCAAGGTCTACGTTCCAGGCCAGGCCGACAAGGCTGTGACGCTCGCGGAAATCGCCCGCACGCTGCGTGGCATCCCGGGCTACGACCTGCCGCCGGGCGCCGGCGCGGGCCTGGAGGCCACGGTGTGCTGGGAACCTGACGCGATGACCTATGCGAATGCCTTTCATGCCTGCGAGGTCGAAGTGGACGTGAATAGCGGCAACGTGGCACTGCTTCGCTATGTCGCGCTGCACGACTGCGGCCGCCTGATCAATCCCCTGGTTGTCGAAGGACAGATCCACGGGGGTATCGTGCACGGCATCGGCAACGCCTTGTTCGAGTTCATGCGTTACGACGAGAACGCGCAGCCGTTGAGCACGACGTTTGCCGACTACCTGTTGCCGACGTCGACCGAGATTCCGCACCTGGAACTTATCTTCACCCAGACGACGACCGACGCGAACCCATTGGGCGTAAAGGGCGTGGGCGAGGTCGGTACCATACCGGTCACCTCCACGATATGCTCGGCCATCGACGACGCGCTATCGGAGTTCGGGCTGCATGTGAACGCGATACCGGTGGATCCGGTGAAACTGGTGTGGCAGCTGGATCAGGCGTCGAAGTGA
- a CDS encoding (2Fe-2S)-binding protein — MNRDKGALHGIVLMVNGEKRPAIVESRTTLADCLRNELGLTGTHLGCEHGVCGACTVLVDGHSARSCLMLARQAERHEVQTVEALEKQGELNTLQQAFRELHGLQCGFCTPGILMTLTELLRDQPDADEAAVRDALSGHLCRCTGYQNIVAAAMEALRRQRNQRSQAA; from the coding sequence ATGAACAGGGACAAAGGCGCACTGCACGGCATCGTGCTCATGGTCAACGGAGAAAAGCGGCCGGCCATTGTCGAGTCTCGCACCACGCTGGCCGATTGCCTGCGCAACGAACTCGGCCTGACAGGCACCCACCTGGGCTGCGAACATGGCGTGTGCGGCGCCTGCACCGTGCTGGTAGACGGACACAGCGCTCGCAGTTGCCTCATGTTGGCGCGCCAGGCCGAACGCCACGAAGTGCAGACCGTCGAAGCGCTCGAGAAGCAGGGCGAACTCAACACCCTACAGCAGGCATTTCGCGAGCTGCACGGCCTGCAATGCGGTTTCTGTACGCCCGGTATCCTGATGACGCTGACCGAACTGCTGCGCGACCAGCCGGATGCCGATGAAGCCGCTGTTCGCGACGCCTTGTCAGGACATCTATGCCGTTGCACCGGCTACCAGAATATCGTCGCGGCGGCCATGGAAGCATTGCGCCGCCAGCGCAACCAGCGGAGCCAGGCAGCATGA
- a CDS encoding FAD binding domain-containing protein encodes MKPAPFNLHQPRTLQETLHLLAGASNARVIAGGQSLMPMLNMRLAMPDDVIDLNGVEDLSHIREEGDEIVIGAMARQRDLEFSPLIADRVPVMHQAVLNVGHRQTRNRGTIGGSVCHMDPSAELPAMCVLLDARMVIQSARGRRVVPAREFGVGLMSTCLAPDELLVEIRLRPWRRGHGWHFVEYARRHGDFAVASACALLERDDAGKLARAALALGGVCAAPLRLPQAERLLVEGNGEPEALHAAAAVAGHCDALEDPAYPAWYRQRLATRLLQQAMEQALARALGAHGRA; translated from the coding sequence GTGAAACCCGCGCCATTCAACCTGCACCAGCCACGCACATTGCAGGAAACCTTGCACCTGCTCGCCGGGGCGTCCAATGCCCGCGTGATCGCCGGCGGACAGTCGCTCATGCCCATGCTCAACATGCGGCTGGCCATGCCGGACGATGTGATCGACCTCAACGGAGTCGAAGACCTGTCCCATATCCGCGAGGAAGGCGATGAGATCGTCATCGGCGCCATGGCGCGCCAGCGCGATCTGGAGTTCTCCCCGCTGATCGCGGACCGCGTACCCGTCATGCACCAGGCTGTCCTGAACGTGGGCCACCGCCAGACACGCAACCGCGGCACCATAGGCGGCAGCGTCTGCCATATGGATCCGTCGGCGGAGCTGCCCGCCATGTGCGTGCTACTGGACGCGCGCATGGTTATCCAGAGCGCGCGCGGACGGCGGGTGGTGCCCGCGCGCGAGTTCGGCGTGGGGCTCATGTCGACCTGCCTGGCGCCGGACGAACTGCTGGTCGAGATCCGCCTGCGGCCATGGCGGCGCGGACATGGCTGGCATTTCGTCGAGTATGCGCGACGCCACGGCGATTTCGCGGTGGCCTCGGCCTGTGCGCTGCTGGAACGGGATGACGCCGGCAAGCTGGCACGGGCAGCGCTGGCCTTGGGAGGCGTCTGCGCCGCGCCGCTGCGCCTGCCTCAGGCGGAACGGCTGCTGGTCGAGGGCAATGGCGAGCCCGAGGCCTTGCATGCCGCCGCAGCGGTGGCCGGCCACTGCGACGCCCTGGAGGACCCGGCCTATCCTGCCTGGTATCGCCAGCGCCTGGCGACCCGGCTGCTGCAGCAGGCAATGGAGCAGGCCTTAGCGCGCGCCCTCGGCGCGCACGGGAGAGCGTGA
- a CDS encoding 4,5-dihydroxyphthalate decarboxylase: MVAKLQLSLGVCDYDRTRAVLDGRAPVEGCDIIGVAVEPEEAFHRAFRFQEFDITEMSLSSHTMMTSRGQNEYVAIPAFVSRLFRHSGVYIRTDRGIRSGADLAGKKIGLPEYQITANVWIRGILQDDFGLKPASVHWRRGGLEDAGRGERAPIKLPDDIDLQQIPDDKTLSGMLEAGELDGLISARAPSCFLKGAPHVDRLFPNYRETEADYFRRTGIFPTMHVIGIRKSLVDQHPWLPVSVFKAFIKAKEFAMYELGQIGHLFNSLPWGVAEFEEARKLMGEDYWSYGYEHNRHVLETFTRYHYEQGLSARKVAPEELFVQSSLDLTKI, encoded by the coding sequence ATCGTGGCTAAATTGCAGTTGAGTCTGGGCGTGTGCGACTACGACCGCACGCGCGCCGTGCTGGACGGACGTGCGCCGGTGGAAGGTTGCGACATCATCGGCGTGGCCGTGGAACCGGAAGAGGCATTTCATCGTGCCTTCCGCTTCCAGGAATTCGACATCACCGAGATGTCCCTGAGCAGCCACACCATGATGACGTCGCGCGGCCAAAACGAATATGTGGCGATCCCGGCCTTTGTCTCACGCCTGTTCCGTCATTCCGGCGTGTACATCCGCACCGATCGCGGCATCCGCAGCGGCGCGGACCTGGCTGGCAAGAAGATAGGCTTGCCGGAATACCAGATCACCGCCAACGTGTGGATACGCGGCATCCTGCAGGACGACTTCGGTCTCAAGCCCGCTTCGGTGCACTGGCGCCGGGGCGGCCTGGAAGATGCCGGCCGCGGCGAACGCGCGCCCATCAAGCTTCCCGACGATATCGACCTCCAGCAGATCCCGGACGACAAGACGCTGTCCGGCATGCTGGAGGCCGGCGAACTCGACGGGCTCATCAGCGCTCGAGCGCCTTCGTGTTTCCTGAAGGGAGCGCCCCATGTCGACCGCCTCTTCCCCAATTACCGCGAGACCGAGGCCGACTACTTCCGCCGCACCGGGATTTTTCCCACCATGCACGTCATCGGCATCCGCAAGTCGCTGGTCGACCAGCATCCCTGGCTGCCTGTGAGCGTCTTCAAGGCCTTCATCAAGGCCAAGGAGTTCGCCATGTACGAACTGGGACAAATCGGCCACCTCTTCAACAGCCTGCCCTGGGGCGTGGCGGAGTTCGAGGAAGCGCGCAAGCTCATGGGCGAGGACTACTGGAGCTACGGTTACGAGCACAACAGGCACGTGCTGGAAACCTTCACCCGGTATCACTACGAGCAGGGTCTGTCGGCGCGTAAGGTGGCGCCCGAAGAACTATTCGTCCAGTCCTCGCTGGACCTGACGAAAATCTAG
- a CDS encoding alpha/beta hydrolase codes for MPGAPHIPDSLRQLLAELGPRWGQDVANNVRRIVQAYSPILAQAPKSGVEVLRDLPYGSDARQQLDIYTPGGSGADTGGARPVVVFVHGGAFVDGHRDRSPEVYANVLYYFARQGCVGVNMEYRLAPANTYPSGTQDVAGVVAWVREHIAEHGGDPDRIFLMGHSAGAAHAASYAYDARHQPSSGHGVAGLIVVSGRVRAENIPENPNARKVEAYYGSDPSVYDDVSPVTHVGPESVPTFIAFAEYENPLIDLYCLELAHRLAVAKRQAPRMAYARGHNHTSIIAHFNTAEDELGREIMAFMRDCATQAVR; via the coding sequence ATGCCAGGCGCCCCTCATATCCCGGATTCGCTGCGCCAATTGTTGGCGGAACTCGGCCCTCGGTGGGGCCAGGACGTCGCCAATAATGTGCGACGCATCGTTCAGGCATATTCCCCCATCCTGGCGCAAGCGCCGAAGTCTGGCGTCGAGGTCCTGCGCGATCTGCCTTACGGCAGCGACGCGCGCCAGCAGTTGGATATCTACACGCCGGGCGGAAGCGGCGCCGATACCGGCGGCGCGCGTCCGGTCGTGGTGTTCGTGCACGGCGGGGCCTTCGTCGACGGTCATCGCGACCGCAGCCCGGAGGTCTATGCCAACGTGCTGTATTACTTCGCCCGGCAAGGTTGCGTGGGCGTCAACATGGAATACCGCCTGGCGCCCGCGAATACCTACCCCAGCGGCACGCAGGACGTTGCGGGCGTGGTGGCGTGGGTCCGCGAGCACATCGCGGAACACGGCGGCGACCCCGACCGGATATTCCTGATGGGACATTCCGCGGGCGCGGCGCACGCCGCCTCGTATGCCTATGACGCCCGGCATCAGCCGTCGTCGGGCCACGGCGTGGCGGGCCTTATCGTCGTGAGCGGCCGGGTGCGTGCCGAGAACATCCCGGAAAATCCCAACGCCCGCAAGGTGGAAGCCTATTACGGCTCGGACCCCTCGGTCTATGACGATGTATCGCCCGTGACCCACGTCGGCCCCGAAAGCGTCCCTACCTTCATCGCCTTCGCCGAATACGAAAACCCGCTGATCGATTTATATTGCCTGGAGCTGGCGCACCGGCTCGCGGTGGCCAAGCGCCAGGCGCCGCGCATGGCCTATGCCCGCGGCCACAACCATACGTCGATCATCGCCCACTTCAACACCGCCGAGGACGAACTCGGCAGGGAAATCATGGCTTTCATGCGCGACTGCGCGACTCAGGCGGTCCGCTAG
- a CDS encoding aldehyde dehydrogenase family protein produces the protein MAKIQSFIHGANVDHAGNALSFVSPVDLTHTGELIDAPGDIVTRAVQDAAQAYHATRKLPVADRIGWLAKTADAIDAHAAGLVDLIIRDIGKPRRAATFEVGRAAQFLRATAAQAQTFGGESLPLDVTQAGSGRIGITRRVPYGVVAAITPFNAPINLLIQKVAPALAVGNAVVVKPHPAATRVTLMVAELFVRAGLPAGLFNVVTGDRGPAQALAGAPQVDVVTFTGGTKAGEALIRAAGARKFVAELGSNAANIVLDDADLADAATRIAAAGFEASGQQCVSAQRVIVATKVYDEFLDHFVTAASALRAGDPNDAGTDLGPMVSLAQAERVMAMARDAIARGGRYALEPRQEQCIVSPGILVDVPRSAGLWCDEVFGPLVVVERAGDVDEALRLANDSPFGLQGAVFTRDIARALRFADEFEVGSMWVNEASRFRLDTYPFGGVKQSGFGREGVRYAMEELSQLKFIGIRPVA, from the coding sequence GTGGCAAAGATCCAGAGTTTTATCCATGGCGCGAACGTGGACCATGCGGGCAACGCCCTATCCTTCGTCTCACCGGTCGACCTCACCCACACCGGCGAACTCATCGATGCGCCGGGCGATATCGTCACGCGGGCCGTGCAGGACGCCGCGCAGGCGTACCACGCCACCCGCAAGCTGCCCGTGGCCGACCGTATCGGATGGCTCGCAAAAACGGCCGACGCTATCGACGCCCACGCGGCCGGGCTCGTCGACCTGATCATCCGCGACATCGGCAAGCCGCGCCGCGCGGCGACGTTCGAGGTGGGCCGGGCAGCGCAATTCCTGCGCGCCACCGCCGCGCAAGCCCAGACTTTCGGCGGCGAGTCGTTGCCGCTGGACGTGACGCAGGCGGGCAGCGGCCGGATCGGCATCACCCGGCGCGTACCCTATGGCGTTGTCGCCGCGATCACGCCCTTCAACGCGCCGATCAATCTATTGATTCAGAAAGTCGCGCCTGCCTTGGCGGTCGGCAATGCCGTCGTGGTCAAGCCGCACCCGGCGGCGACACGCGTGACCTTGATGGTTGCCGAACTGTTCGTGCGGGCGGGGCTGCCGGCCGGCCTTTTCAACGTCGTCACCGGCGACCGCGGGCCCGCGCAGGCGCTGGCTGGCGCCCCGCAGGTGGACGTGGTCACTTTCACGGGCGGCACCAAGGCCGGCGAAGCGCTGATACGCGCCGCCGGCGCCCGCAAATTCGTGGCGGAGCTGGGCTCCAACGCCGCCAACATCGTGCTGGACGATGCAGACCTGGCCGACGCCGCCACCCGTATCGCGGCCGCCGGCTTCGAAGCCAGCGGCCAGCAATGCGTATCGGCGCAGCGGGTGATCGTCGCCACGAAGGTCTACGATGAATTCCTGGACCACTTCGTCACGGCCGCAAGCGCCCTGCGCGCCGGCGACCCCAACGACGCCGGGACCGATCTCGGCCCCATGGTGTCGCTGGCGCAGGCCGAACGAGTCATGGCAATGGCGCGCGACGCCATTGCCAGAGGCGGTCGCTACGCGCTGGAACCGCGCCAGGAGCAATGCATCGTCAGTCCCGGCATCCTCGTGGACGTGCCGCGCAGCGCAGGTTTGTGGTGCGACGAAGTTTTCGGCCCCCTGGTGGTGGTCGAACGCGCCGGCGATGTCGACGAGGCGCTGCGCCTGGCCAACGATTCCCCGTTCGGTTTGCAAGGCGCGGTCTTCACCCGCGACATTGCACGCGCCCTGCGATTTGCCGACGAATTCGAAGTGGGCTCGATGTGGGTGAATGAAGCCAGCCGCTTCCGCCTCGATACCTACCCCTTCGGCGGTGTAAAGCAATCCGGTTTCGGCCGCGAAGGCGTGCGCTATGCCATGGAAGAGCTCTCGCAATTGAAGTTCATTGGCATCCGGCCGGTAGCCTGA
- a CDS encoding Bug family tripartite tricarboxylate transporter substrate binding protein, translating into MRHGTAPTWRGAGPSAEKSVKSGKLRAIGVSSPTRAALLPDVPAIAEALPGFSGDLWVAFYAPAGTPPAIVERLYRSVESALASPAVQERFQQLGVTALHDGPAQLARRQEAEFEQWRKIVRASGATAN; encoded by the coding sequence GTGAGGCATGGCACGGCACCAACCTGGCGCGGCGCGGGGCCGTCGGCGGAGAAGTCCGTCAAGAGCGGCAAGCTGCGGGCCATTGGCGTCAGCAGCCCCACGCGCGCAGCCTTGTTGCCCGACGTCCCGGCGATCGCCGAAGCGTTGCCCGGCTTCTCCGGCGACTTGTGGGTGGCCTTCTACGCGCCGGCCGGCACACCGCCGGCCATCGTCGAAAGGTTGTATCGGTCGGTCGAATCGGCGCTCGCCTCGCCGGCGGTACAGGAGCGTTTCCAGCAGTTGGGCGTGACTGCGCTGCACGATGGTCCGGCCCAGCTTGCGCGGCGGCAGGAAGCCGAGTTCGAACAGTGGCGCAAGATCGTGAGGGCATCCGGCGCGACGGCGAACTGA
- the gcvA gene encoding transcriptional regulator GcvA yields MKRVLPPLNALRAFEAAGRLGSFKDAAAELHVTHGAVSQQIRLLETWLGASLFERHNRRVVLTPAARAYLAHVTPLFEQLARATAGYGIAEPMARTLSVNAPATFTLRWLVPRLAEFRARHPDVDVRVETSNEPVESLKDSHDVIIRGGPDTFYGYSMRPFLTEERVPVGSPALLRRVPLRNPVDLGQHTLLHTSSLPRLWPDWLAQAQIPALRPVATLTFDHFYLTVQAAIDGIGIAMGPTALVSDDLAAGRLVAPFAAPRLPSRSYCTYVPEGQSANEMVGLFRAWLEEEGSAALSQAHGMA; encoded by the coding sequence ATGAAGCGTGTACTGCCCCCGCTCAACGCATTGCGTGCTTTCGAGGCCGCGGGACGGCTCGGCAGTTTCAAGGACGCGGCCGCCGAACTGCATGTGACGCATGGCGCGGTCAGCCAGCAGATACGCCTGCTGGAAACGTGGCTGGGCGCATCGCTATTCGAAAGGCACAACCGCCGTGTCGTGCTGACGCCCGCCGCCCGGGCCTATCTGGCGCACGTCACGCCCCTGTTCGAACAACTTGCGCGCGCGACCGCCGGATACGGGATAGCCGAGCCGATGGCCCGCACTCTGTCCGTCAATGCGCCCGCCACGTTCACCTTGCGCTGGCTGGTGCCCAGGCTGGCGGAATTCCGCGCCCGGCATCCCGACGTAGACGTCAGGGTGGAGACATCCAACGAGCCGGTGGAGAGCCTGAAGGACAGCCATGACGTGATCATCCGCGGCGGGCCGGATACCTTCTATGGCTATTCGATGCGACCTTTCCTGACCGAGGAAAGAGTTCCGGTCGGCAGTCCCGCGCTGTTGCGGCGCGTGCCGCTCCGGAACCCCGTGGACCTGGGGCAACACACCCTGCTCCACACCTCCAGCCTTCCACGGCTCTGGCCGGACTGGCTTGCGCAGGCGCAGATCCCTGCGCTGCGCCCCGTCGCCACGCTGACTTTCGACCACTTCTACCTGACCGTCCAGGCCGCCATCGACGGCATAGGCATCGCCATGGGGCCGACGGCGCTGGTTTCGGATGATCTTGCCGCGGGTCGCCTGGTCGCGCCATTCGCCGCGCCGCGTTTGCCATCGCGCAGCTATTGCACCTATGTTCCCGAAGGCCAGTCCGCGAACGAGATGGTGGGCCTGTTCCGCGCGTGGCTGGAGGAGGAAGGAAGCGCCGCGCTATCACAGGCCCACGGCATGGCGTGA